Proteins encoded in a region of the Lathamus discolor isolate bLatDis1 chromosome Z, bLatDis1.hap1, whole genome shotgun sequence genome:
- the FBXO4 gene encoding F-box only protein 4 produces the protein MAAGGAEEWGGLESSVRGRLRILRERWRRVTREGSATAAFSGLSPPSFPEEAEKVSALQTLPIDVQLNIMSYLSPQDLCHLGSTSCYWRAAVQDPLLWRYFLLRDLPFWTSVDWKSLPDVEVFNKAFSEVSDNALYDYMAVYKKSCPQSRRSLKSSRPRYGAVTSFLQSLVTQAEPRFAMFGPGLEELDDSLVQKMMTCPEILLLAGLPQRQIHGIGSGVSFQLNNNQKFNILTLYSTTSVERRRAKAEQAVAVNKMFYQENSIIGNQQAVHYSVIAQVKKVCEVVDGFIYVANAEAHKKHDRQEELARILAMIDPALGPANRPLLVLSSVSHTDVKRIPCVYMAHQLQLNLLHQPWMVQDTVAATLAGLLNGIEWLLEEANCKNAQ, from the exons ATGGCGGCTGGTGGAGCGGAGGAGTGGGGCGGGTTGGAGTCCTCCGTGCGGGGTCGTCTCCGTATTCTTAGGGAACGATGGAGGCGAGTGACCCGAGAAGGCAGTGCTACCGCCGCATTCTCGGGTCTTTCGCCTCCTTCGTTTCCGGAGGAGGCGGAGAAGGTGAGCGCCTTGCAGACACTGCCG ATCGACGTGCAGCTGAACATCATGTCCTATCTCTCGCCCCAAGACTTGTGCCATTTGGGAAGCACGAGTTGTTACTGGAGGGCTGCTGTGCAAGATCCGTTGTTATGGAGGTATTTTCTCCTGAGGGATCTCCCTTTCTGGACATCTGTTGATTGGAAATCACTCCCAGATGTCGAGGTTTTTAATAAAGCCTTTTCAGAGGTCAGCGATAATGCACTGTATGATTACATGGCAGT ATACAAAAAAAGCTGCCCCCAGAGCAGAAGAAGTTTGAAATCAAGCCGTCCCCGGTATGGGGCTGTCACTTCCTTTTTGCAATCACTGGTCACTCAGGCAGAACCTCGTTTTGCTATGTTTGGGCCAGGTTTGGAAGAGCTGGATGACTCTTTAGTACAAAAGATGATGACATGCCCAGAAATTCTGCTCCTGGCTGGCCTACCTCAAAGGCAAATTCATG GAATTGGATCAGGAGTCAGTTTTCAGCTTAATAACAATCAAAAGTTCAATATTCTGACATTGTATTCAACCACCAG TGTGGAAAGGAGGAgagcaaaagcagagcaagcTGTTGCTGTGAATAAGATGTTCTACCAAGAGAACAGCATCATAGGGAACCAGCAAGCTGTGCACTACAGTGTAATAGCTCAAGTGAAAAAGGTGTGCGAAGTAGTGGATGGATTCATTTACGTTGCTAATGCAGAAGCTCATAAAA AGCATGATCGTCAAGAGGAACTGGCTCGCATTTTGGCAATGATTGATCCAGCCCTCGGGCCTGCAAACAGACCTCTACTGGTTTTGTCTAGTGTCTCTCACACTGATGTGAAAAGAATTCCGTGTGTTTACATGGCACATCAGTTGCAACTAAATCTGCTGCATCAGCCCTGGATG GTGCAGGACACTGTAGCTGCAACTTTAGCTGGATTGCTAAATGGAATTGAGTGGCTTCTGGAAGAGGCAAATTGTAAAAATGCACAGTAA
- the RIMOC1 gene encoding RAB7A-interacting MON1-CCZ1 complex subunit 1 isoform X2 → MGEPGGAGARGAVSALRPRVAALGRRLAASGGAGSDDTFLAKGSATLDKLKDFRNEGKEHPSTLLQLYTQAVLDITYFEENQLVDEDFPEESSLQKVKELTCILSEPEVLVRECSINEECLNDGVHYLMKMLSFRCPLQLNEDVSLQDKDSARLLSEGVFSDTHLLAMMYGGEMCYWGLQHCGEGKQESLETTDPVSNSDLGCRSKSVWLDFRETGKNMLEKYVAACEGPLKGQGWNTAAAKQMLCYLMKPCN, encoded by the exons ATGGGGGAGCCGGGTGGCGCGGGGGCCCGGGGTGCGGTGTCCGCGCTGCGGCCCCGGGTGGCAGCTCTGGGCCGGCGGCTGGCGGCGTCCGGGGGAGCGGGCAGCGACG ATACCTTCTTAGCAAAGGGCTCTGCTACTCTGGATAAATTGAAGGACTTCCGTAACGAAGGGAAAGAACATCCTTCCACGCTTTTGCAGCTCTATACACAG GCTGTCTTAGACATTACATATTTTGAGGAGAACCAGCTTGTGGATGAAGATTTTCCAGAAGAATCCTCCTTGCAGAAAGTGAAAGAACTTACTTGTATTCTTTCAGAGCCAGAAGTCCTAGTGAGGGAATGCAGCATAAATGAAGAA TGTCTTAATGATGGAGTTCATTACCTGATGAAGATGCTTAGCTTTAGATGCCCTCTTCAGCTAAATGAAGATGTCTCACTTCAAGATAAAGACTCAGCTAGATTACTCAgtgaag GTGTATTTAGTGACACTCACTTACTGGCAATGATGTACGGTGGAGAAATGTGCTACTGGGGACTGCAGCACTGTGGAGAAGGGAAGCAGGAAAGCCTTGAGACAACAGATCCTGTCTCTAACAGTGACCTGGGTTGCAGATCAAAGAGTGTGTGGCTGGATTTCCGAGAAACGGGCAAAAACATGTTAGAGAAATATGTGGCTGCATGCGAGGGACCTTTAAAAGGCCAAGGGTGgaacacagcagctgcaaaacaaaTGTTGTGTTACCTCATGAAACCCTGCAACTGA
- the RIMOC1 gene encoding RAB7A-interacting MON1-CCZ1 complex subunit 1 isoform X1 — translation MGEPGGAGARGAVSALRPRVAALGRRLAASGGAGSDDTFLAKGSATLDKLKDFRNEGKEHPSTLLQLYTQAVLDITYFEENQLVDEDFPEESSLQKVKELTCILSEPEVLVRECSINEEPVNILGAELLECLYWRKGALLYMYCHTAKERSEWLRENIAIFKKCLNDGVHYLMKMLSFRCPLQLNEDVSLQDKDSARLLSEGVFSDTHLLAMMYGGEMCYWGLQHCGEGKQESLETTDPVSNSDLGCRSKSVWLDFRETGKNMLEKYVAACEGPLKGQGWNTAAAKQMLCYLMKPCN, via the exons ATGGGGGAGCCGGGTGGCGCGGGGGCCCGGGGTGCGGTGTCCGCGCTGCGGCCCCGGGTGGCAGCTCTGGGCCGGCGGCTGGCGGCGTCCGGGGGAGCGGGCAGCGACG ATACCTTCTTAGCAAAGGGCTCTGCTACTCTGGATAAATTGAAGGACTTCCGTAACGAAGGGAAAGAACATCCTTCCACGCTTTTGCAGCTCTATACACAG GCTGTCTTAGACATTACATATTTTGAGGAGAACCAGCTTGTGGATGAAGATTTTCCAGAAGAATCCTCCTTGCAGAAAGTGAAAGAACTTACTTGTATTCTTTCAGAGCCAGAAGTCCTAGTGAGGGAATGCAGCATAAATGAAGAA CCAGTGAACATCCTTGGTGCAGAGTTGTTAGAATGTCTTTACTGGAGAAAAGGAGCCCTGCTTTACATGTATTGTCatacagcaaaagaaaggagTGAATGGCTACGAGAAAACATTGCCATATTTAAGAAG TGTCTTAATGATGGAGTTCATTACCTGATGAAGATGCTTAGCTTTAGATGCCCTCTTCAGCTAAATGAAGATGTCTCACTTCAAGATAAAGACTCAGCTAGATTACTCAgtgaag GTGTATTTAGTGACACTCACTTACTGGCAATGATGTACGGTGGAGAAATGTGCTACTGGGGACTGCAGCACTGTGGAGAAGGGAAGCAGGAAAGCCTTGAGACAACAGATCCTGTCTCTAACAGTGACCTGGGTTGCAGATCAAAGAGTGTGTGGCTGGATTTCCGAGAAACGGGCAAAAACATGTTAGAGAAATATGTGGCTGCATGCGAGGGACCTTTAAAAGGCCAAGGGTGgaacacagcagctgcaaaacaaaTGTTGTGTTACCTCATGAAACCCTGCAACTGA